Proteins encoded together in one Hymenobacter monticola window:
- a CDS encoding sensor histidine kinase, with product MSLRVQFLLFATLTHAVLIALAWRLRVTTPPFFLAAEMALLLSLVLAARLYQNFVRPFELIAAGTAAIQAKDFSMKFVPVGQREMDQLIGVYNDMIDALRRERVSQHEKSFLLERLIQASPAGILILDFDGRIEGVNPAAERILAQPSAELLGREPAALPGAWGPALADLAEDQPQALRLSGLATYRAQVTHFLDRGFQRRFILLEELTQELMQQEKQAYGKLIRMMSHEINNSIGAINSILHSFAHYAPQLAADDQPDFTQALDVSIARNTQLANFIANFAHLVRLPPPTPQPTDLHALLRGICRLLQPQSEERRVRWHLELDPTPLVLQLDAQQLEQALLNVAKNALEAIGHDGNIWVRTTSQPPTLSIENDGAPLTPEVSQKLFTPFFSTKRDGQGIGLTLVRDVLLAHGFQFQLASTTERHTVFKVDFTK from the coding sequence ATGTCCCTCCGCGTTCAATTCCTCCTGTTCGCCACCCTCACTCACGCCGTGCTTATCGCGCTGGCTTGGCGGCTGCGTGTTACTACTCCCCCGTTTTTCCTTGCAGCCGAGATGGCGCTGCTGCTCAGCCTCGTGCTTGCGGCGCGGCTGTACCAGAACTTTGTGCGGCCGTTTGAGTTGATTGCGGCGGGCACGGCCGCCATTCAGGCCAAGGATTTCAGCATGAAGTTCGTGCCCGTGGGCCAGCGCGAGATGGACCAGCTCATCGGCGTGTACAACGACATGATTGACGCCCTGCGCCGCGAGCGCGTGAGCCAGCACGAAAAAAGCTTTCTGCTCGAACGCCTCATCCAGGCCTCGCCCGCTGGCATCCTCATTCTCGACTTCGACGGCCGCATCGAGGGCGTCAACCCGGCGGCCGAGCGCATCTTGGCCCAACCAAGCGCCGAGTTGCTGGGCCGCGAGCCGGCGGCGCTGCCCGGCGCCTGGGGCCCGGCCCTGGCCGACCTGGCCGAAGACCAGCCGCAGGCCCTGCGTCTTTCGGGCCTGGCCACCTACCGCGCTCAGGTCACGCACTTCCTCGACCGGGGATTCCAGCGCCGCTTCATTCTGCTAGAAGAATTGACCCAGGAGCTGATGCAGCAGGAAAAGCAGGCTTATGGCAAGCTGATTCGGATGATGTCGCACGAAATCAACAATTCCATCGGCGCCATCAACTCCATCTTGCACAGCTTTGCGCACTACGCCCCCCAGCTGGCTGCCGACGACCAGCCCGACTTCACCCAGGCGCTCGACGTGAGCATTGCCCGCAATACTCAGTTGGCCAACTTCATTGCCAACTTCGCTCACCTCGTGCGCCTGCCACCGCCCACGCCCCAGCCCACCGACCTGCACGCGCTGCTGCGCGGCATCTGCCGCCTGCTTCAGCCCCAGAGCGAGGAGCGCCGCGTGAGATGGCACCTGGAGCTAGACCCCACCCCGCTGGTGCTGCAGCTTGACGCCCAGCAACTGGAGCAAGCCCTGCTGAACGTGGCCAAGAATGCCCTCGAAGCCATTGGGCACGACGGCAACATTTGGGTGCGCACCACCAGCCAGCCGCCCACGCTCAGCATCGAGAACGACGGTGCCCCCCTCACGCCCGAAGTCAGTCAGAAGTTATTCACCCCCTTTTTCAGCACTAAGCGCGACGGGCAGGGCATTGGCCTCACGCTGGTGCGCGACGTGCTACTGGCCCATGGCTTCCAATTTCAGTTGGCTTCCACTACGGAAAGGCATACGGTTTTTAAAGTAGATTTTACAAAATAA
- a CDS encoding ABC transporter permease: protein MLRHLFTLIWNRKRANLLLISEVFFSFVVLFGVGAVLITVGKNYLAPRGFESTQVWRLLVRAGQNQKMPRAELDDVLRQVKALPGVQTVALTSGNLPFTFNTNNSDFVYKGRKTPFYANTYDADDRYGEAMRLHLREGRWFQPVDDGTHHRPVVISQDLREFLFGDEPALGKIFTYAGAGKETKPEDEFQVVGVADNVRMESDFSAAIPSVWKRLVPYDTTHWETAAVLVRVAPGQGGALQEKIARTVAGVTRQWTTEVRVMEDDRLHRRLFTLVPVVGLCLMGLFLIINVALGLFGVLWYNISQRRAEIGLRRAMGATGAGIGAQFLGEMMVVTTFGVVLGGLLAAQFPLLHAFDLPAQPYLLAIAAAAGAVYFITALCAWQPSRLAAAIQPAVALREE, encoded by the coding sequence ATGCTTCGCCATCTCTTTACCCTCATCTGGAACCGCAAGCGGGCCAATCTGCTGCTGATTTCCGAAGTCTTTTTTTCGTTTGTGGTGCTGTTTGGGGTGGGGGCGGTGCTCATCACCGTGGGCAAAAACTACCTGGCCCCGCGCGGCTTCGAGTCGACGCAGGTGTGGCGGCTGCTGGTGCGCGCCGGCCAGAACCAAAAGATGCCCCGCGCCGAGCTCGACGACGTGTTGCGCCAGGTGAAAGCCCTGCCCGGCGTGCAAACCGTGGCCCTTACGAGCGGCAACCTGCCCTTCACCTTCAATACTAACAACTCGGATTTCGTCTATAAGGGCCGGAAAACGCCGTTCTACGCCAACACCTACGACGCCGACGACCGCTACGGTGAGGCCATGCGCCTGCACCTGCGCGAGGGGCGCTGGTTTCAGCCCGTCGATGATGGCACCCATCACCGTCCCGTGGTCATCAGCCAGGACCTGCGCGAGTTCCTGTTCGGCGACGAGCCAGCGCTGGGCAAAATCTTTACTTACGCCGGGGCCGGCAAAGAAACCAAACCCGAAGACGAGTTCCAAGTGGTGGGCGTGGCCGACAACGTGCGGATGGAAAGCGACTTCTCGGCCGCCATTCCCTCGGTGTGGAAGCGCCTAGTTCCCTACGACACCACCCACTGGGAAACGGCTGCCGTGCTAGTGCGCGTGGCTCCCGGCCAGGGCGGCGCGCTGCAGGAGAAAATAGCCCGCACCGTGGCCGGCGTCACGCGGCAGTGGACCACCGAGGTGCGCGTGATGGAAGACGACCGCCTGCACCGCCGCCTGTTTACGCTGGTGCCGGTGGTGGGGCTGTGCCTCATGGGCTTGTTCCTGATTATCAACGTGGCGCTGGGCTTGTTTGGGGTGCTGTGGTACAACATCAGCCAGCGCCGGGCCGAGATAGGGCTGCGGCGGGCCATGGGGGCCACGGGCGCGGGCATCGGTGCGCAGTTTTTGGGCGAAATGATGGTGGTGACGACGTTTGGCGTGGTGCTGGGCGGGCTGCTGGCGGCGCAGTTTCCGCTGCTCCACGCCTTCGACCTGCCCGCCCAGCCCTACCTGCTGGCCATTGCGGCAGCGGCCGGCGCGGTGTACTTCATCACGGCGCTGTGCGCGTGGCAGCCCAGCCGGCTGGCGGCGGCCATTCAGCCGGCGGTGGCGCTGCGGGAGGAGTAG
- a CDS encoding head GIN domain-containing protein: MKNFLFSALLWVLAFAPALAQTAPEVRMVGAFRALKVSDGIQVTLVSGSTQRVEASADNAEFLNRLKTDVTDGVLRVSFDHKLSETWGKDNRPKNLRVSIVAAPLTGIEASSGSRVDVKNAYAAGEFNLQASSGAVVSAPAFTANSVQATMSSGAVVTLGGKVQNLNVHASSGAVFKGQDVQAATCDASASSGGTVAVAVQDKLVAHASSGGDVRYSGSPQVTKRTSSGGSVKNR, encoded by the coding sequence ATGAAAAACTTTCTTTTCTCTGCCCTTCTCTGGGTGCTGGCCTTCGCGCCCGCCCTGGCTCAAACCGCGCCGGAAGTGCGCATGGTGGGTGCCTTTCGCGCCCTCAAAGTGTCCGATGGCATACAGGTAACGCTCGTTTCGGGCAGCACGCAGCGCGTGGAAGCCAGCGCCGATAACGCGGAATTTCTCAACCGCCTCAAGACTGACGTGACCGACGGCGTGCTCCGCGTGAGCTTCGACCACAAGCTGAGCGAAACCTGGGGCAAGGACAACCGCCCGAAAAACCTGCGCGTGAGCATCGTAGCGGCGCCGCTCACGGGCATTGAGGCCAGCAGCGGCTCGCGCGTGGACGTGAAAAACGCCTACGCCGCCGGCGAATTCAACCTGCAAGCCTCGTCGGGCGCCGTCGTCTCCGCTCCTGCTTTTACCGCCAACAGCGTGCAGGCCACGATGAGCAGTGGTGCCGTGGTCACCCTCGGCGGCAAGGTGCAAAACCTGAACGTGCACGCCTCCAGCGGCGCCGTGTTCAAGGGCCAGGACGTGCAAGCCGCCACTTGCGACGCCTCGGCTAGCAGCGGCGGCACCGTGGCCGTGGCCGTGCAAGACAAGCTGGTGGCCCACGCCAGCAGCGGTGGCGACGTGCGCTACAGCGGCTCGCCGCAGGTGACCAAGCGCACCAGCAGCGGCGGCAGCGTGAAGAACCGCTAG
- a CDS encoding ABC transporter permease, translating into MLRSYLKIAWKVLMRRKFFTFISLFGVSFTLMILLVVMAIFDHAVGAAAPLKRVDRMLFVNTMRHQMADGHGWMSNPVSAHFVDDYVRKMKTPEKVGVTTVSSNATAFTKSKLLPLDLAYTDGDFWQIMDYEFLGGRAFTGAEVTQAQHVCVINEATARAYFGTTDVVGRAIEIDLKRYRVAGVVRNVSAAQIYAYADVWVPYTLNPQYTKDSRLNGEFLVVLLAPSVAAVPAVSAEYQQMMKRVPIPQPKEVKAIYSYADPIVPGVTRAVFSTNDPSLHNDNLTKFYALVGGLALLFMLLPVLNLVNLNVTRILERSGEIGVRKAFGAAGSDLVGQFLVENLVLALVGGLLGLGLAAGALALVNEAHPVAYAHFSLSWSVFGWGMVLTLVFGLMSGVYPAWKMSRLNPVAALRGSGEQK; encoded by the coding sequence ATGCTCCGTTCTTACCTGAAAATTGCCTGGAAGGTGCTCATGCGCCGCAAGTTCTTCACCTTCATCAGCCTGTTTGGCGTGAGCTTCACGCTGATGATTTTGCTGGTAGTGATGGCCATTTTCGACCACGCGGTGGGGGCCGCCGCGCCGTTGAAGCGCGTGGACCGGATGCTGTTTGTGAACACCATGCGCCACCAGATGGCCGACGGGCATGGCTGGATGAGTAATCCCGTGAGCGCGCACTTCGTGGACGACTACGTGCGCAAGATGAAAACGCCCGAGAAGGTGGGCGTCACCACGGTGTCGTCCAATGCCACGGCTTTCACCAAGAGCAAGCTGCTGCCGCTCGACCTGGCTTACACCGACGGTGACTTCTGGCAAATCATGGACTATGAATTTCTGGGCGGGCGGGCATTCACCGGGGCCGAAGTGACGCAGGCCCAGCACGTGTGCGTCATCAACGAGGCCACGGCCCGCGCCTACTTCGGCACCACCGACGTGGTGGGCCGCGCCATCGAAATCGACCTGAAGCGTTATCGCGTGGCCGGCGTGGTGCGCAACGTGTCGGCCGCCCAGATATACGCCTACGCCGACGTGTGGGTGCCCTACACGCTGAACCCGCAGTACACCAAAGACAGCCGCCTGAATGGCGAATTTCTGGTGGTGCTGCTGGCGCCCTCCGTGGCGGCCGTGCCGGCCGTGAGTGCCGAATACCAGCAGATGATGAAGCGGGTACCGATTCCGCAGCCCAAAGAGGTGAAGGCCATTTATTCCTACGCCGACCCGATTGTGCCGGGTGTCACGCGAGCCGTGTTCAGCACTAACGACCCCAGCCTGCACAACGACAACCTTACCAAATTTTACGCGCTGGTGGGTGGCCTGGCCCTGCTGTTTATGCTGCTGCCGGTGCTGAATCTGGTGAACCTGAACGTGACGCGCATCCTGGAGCGCTCGGGCGAGATTGGGGTGCGCAAGGCCTTCGGTGCGGCCGGCTCCGACCTGGTGGGGCAGTTTCTGGTCGAGAACCTGGTGCTGGCTTTGGTGGGCGGGCTGCTGGGCCTGGGCCTGGCCGCCGGCGCCCTGGCCCTTGTGAACGAGGCACACCCCGTGGCTTACGCTCACTTTTCGCTGAGCTGGAGCGTGTTTGGCTGGGGCATGGTGCTCACGTTGGTTTTCGGCCTGATGAGCGGCGTGTACCCGGCCTGGAAAATGTCGCGCCTCAACCCTGTGGCTGCCCTGCGCGGCAGCGGAGAGCAGAAGTAA
- a CDS encoding ABC transporter ATP-binding protein encodes MLKLTNIEKVYQTKTIETVALNQVNLTINRGEFVSIMGPSGCGKSTLLSLMGLLDEPSSGTIEVDGRPVTAYTDKELASLRNLKIGFVFQSYHLINDLSVVDNVEVPLLYRKGMSGKERRQRALEALDKVGLSARTAHFPGQLSGGQRQRVAIARALAGGPEIILADEPTGNLDSVMGEEIMELLMDLNRRDGVTVVMVTHDEQQALKTERVIRFFDGSQVS; translated from the coding sequence GTGCTGAAGCTCACCAACATTGAGAAGGTGTACCAAACCAAAACCATCGAAACGGTGGCGCTGAACCAGGTGAACCTGACCATCAACCGCGGGGAGTTTGTGTCCATCATGGGGCCGAGCGGCTGCGGCAAATCGACCTTGCTCAGCTTAATGGGCTTGCTCGATGAGCCCAGCAGCGGCACCATTGAGGTGGATGGCCGGCCCGTGACGGCATACACCGACAAGGAGCTGGCCAGCCTACGCAACCTGAAAATCGGCTTCGTTTTCCAGAGCTACCACCTAATAAACGACCTCTCGGTGGTGGACAACGTGGAGGTGCCGCTGCTCTACCGCAAGGGCATGAGCGGCAAGGAGCGCCGCCAGCGCGCGCTAGAAGCGCTGGATAAAGTAGGGCTGAGCGCCCGCACGGCACACTTTCCCGGCCAGCTCTCGGGCGGGCAGCGGCAGCGGGTGGCCATTGCGCGGGCCCTGGCCGGTGGCCCGGAAATCATCTTGGCCGACGAACCCACCGGCAACCTCGACTCGGTGATGGGGGAGGAGATTATGGAGCTGCTGATGGACCTGAACCGCCGCGATGGTGTGACCGTGGTGATGGTGACCCACGACGAACAGCAGGCCCTGAAAACCGAGCGTGTTATCCGCTTTTTCGACGGCAGTCAGGTGAGCTAA
- a CDS encoding PepSY-associated TM helix domain-containing protein: MTLKQAIGKVHLWLGLASGLVVFIVSLTGAIFTFQDEIRDLTEPWRKVEASAIAPLLPSQLQAAALAKHPGVKRETTWVTYFGPERSATVFFTNPAGVPTQVYLNPHTGQVLKEQDLRWHFFSIVQAIHMTLLLPEAIAKWVVGGSVVIFLLMLGTGLVLWWPKRKQERKQRFTIKWGARWRRVNYDLHNVLGFYAASVAGLLALTGLFMVFPVLLDSAMLVANGGQTYPAEKAEAKVDTLQAVTAAAQQLPDVVYEAVRRHSPGAEMMIIGPIGDGKAPAQCWAYQKALHYYHRDEYAFHPKSGQLLQARMHAGLSNGGKLSEMNYDLHTGQILGIGGKIVAFLASLIAASLPVTGTVLWWGRRHKNKKPKPQSRVTVGAR; the protein is encoded by the coding sequence ATGACTCTCAAGCAAGCCATCGGCAAGGTGCACCTCTGGCTAGGGCTGGCCTCGGGGCTGGTGGTGTTCATTGTGAGCCTGACGGGCGCCATTTTCACGTTTCAGGACGAAATCCGGGACTTGACGGAGCCCTGGCGCAAAGTGGAAGCCTCGGCCATTGCCCCACTACTGCCGTCGCAACTCCAGGCGGCCGCGCTGGCCAAGCACCCGGGCGTGAAGAGGGAGACGACGTGGGTAACCTACTTCGGCCCCGAACGCTCGGCCACGGTGTTTTTCACCAATCCAGCCGGGGTGCCCACGCAGGTGTACCTAAACCCTCACACGGGCCAGGTACTAAAGGAGCAGGACTTGCGCTGGCATTTTTTCAGCATCGTGCAGGCTATTCACATGACTCTGCTGCTGCCGGAAGCCATAGCCAAGTGGGTGGTGGGCGGCAGCGTCGTCATTTTCCTGCTGATGCTGGGCACGGGGCTGGTGCTGTGGTGGCCCAAGCGCAAGCAGGAACGCAAGCAGCGCTTCACCATCAAGTGGGGCGCCCGCTGGCGGCGCGTCAACTACGACCTGCACAACGTGCTGGGCTTCTACGCGGCCAGCGTGGCCGGGCTGCTGGCCCTCACAGGCTTGTTCATGGTTTTCCCAGTGCTGCTCGATTCGGCCATGCTGGTGGCAAACGGTGGGCAGACGTATCCGGCAGAAAAAGCGGAGGCCAAAGTCGACACTTTGCAGGCGGTGACGGCTGCCGCCCAGCAGCTGCCGGATGTGGTGTATGAAGCCGTGCGTCGCCATTCGCCGGGTGCGGAGATGATGATAATCGGGCCGATTGGCGATGGCAAAGCGCCCGCGCAGTGCTGGGCTTACCAGAAGGCTCTGCACTACTACCACCGCGACGAGTACGCGTTTCATCCGAAGTCGGGACAGCTGCTGCAGGCCCGAATGCACGCCGGCCTGAGCAACGGCGGCAAGCTCTCCGAGATGAACTACGACCTGCACACCGGCCAGATTCTGGGCATAGGCGGCAAAATCGTCGCCTTTCTGGCCAGCCTGATTGCGGCCAGCCTGCCCGTAACGGGCACCGTGCTGTGGTGGGGCCGCCGGCATAAGAACAAGAAGCCGAAACCGCAGAGCCGCGTAACGGTGGGCGCTCGGTAA
- a CDS encoding sigma-54-dependent transcriptional regulator — protein MILIIDDDLAIRTSLKLLLKQAGYPAQAVAGPAEALAAVRETPPRLMLMDMNYSLDTTGADGLALLRQMKALAPQVPVILITGWGSIALAVEGMKAGAAEFITKPWHNEALLQTIRTVLAVQESAAESDFAEAPARQRRQLDQQFAFRDIIGQDAQLLHVLRQVGQVAATDAAVLIEGESGTGKELIAEAIHRNSQRRNQPFVKVNLGGISSSLFESEMFGHRRGAFTDAKTDRVGRFELANGGTIFLDEIGELELASQVKLLRVLQDRTYEVLGDSKPRRLDIRVIAATNRNLAEMVQQGRFREDLFYRINLISVRLPALRERAADIPLLTQHFVDKLRATYQRPALNVSTRALHWLREQALPGNIRELKNLVERAVLVSGKEELGPDDFQANAQRLPAHQPQPGELPTPGTMTLDELEAQMIRQSLTHYEGNISRVAKALGLSRGALYRRFEKHGIPYDE, from the coding sequence ATGATACTTATTATCGACGACGACCTGGCCATCCGCACGTCGCTCAAGCTGCTGCTGAAGCAGGCTGGCTACCCCGCGCAGGCCGTGGCGGGCCCGGCCGAGGCGTTGGCCGCGGTGCGCGAAACGCCGCCCCGGCTCATGCTGATGGACATGAACTACTCGCTCGATACCACCGGGGCCGACGGCCTGGCCCTGCTGCGCCAGATGAAGGCGCTGGCTCCGCAGGTGCCCGTCATCCTCATCACCGGCTGGGGCAGCATTGCGTTAGCGGTGGAGGGCATGAAGGCGGGCGCGGCCGAGTTTATCACCAAGCCCTGGCATAACGAGGCCCTGCTCCAAACCATCCGGACGGTGCTGGCCGTGCAGGAAAGCGCCGCCGAAAGCGACTTCGCCGAAGCCCCAGCCCGCCAGCGCCGCCAGCTCGACCAGCAGTTCGCCTTCCGCGACATCATCGGCCAGGATGCGCAGCTGCTGCACGTGCTGCGCCAGGTGGGCCAGGTGGCCGCCACCGACGCCGCCGTGCTCATCGAAGGCGAAAGCGGCACCGGCAAAGAACTCATCGCCGAAGCTATTCACCGCAACAGCCAGCGCCGCAACCAGCCGTTCGTAAAGGTGAACCTGGGTGGCATCTCGTCGTCGTTGTTTGAAAGCGAGATGTTCGGCCACCGCCGCGGCGCCTTCACCGACGCCAAAACCGACCGCGTGGGCCGCTTCGAGCTGGCCAACGGCGGCACCATTTTTCTGGATGAAATAGGGGAGCTGGAGCTGGCCAGCCAGGTGAAGCTGCTACGCGTGCTGCAAGACCGCACCTACGAAGTGCTGGGCGACTCCAAGCCGCGCCGCCTCGACATCCGCGTCATTGCCGCCACCAACCGTAACCTGGCCGAGATGGTGCAGCAGGGGCGCTTCCGCGAAGACCTGTTCTACCGCATCAACCTGATTTCGGTGCGTCTGCCCGCCCTGCGCGAGCGCGCGGCCGACATTCCGCTCCTCACCCAGCACTTCGTGGATAAGCTGCGCGCCACCTACCAGCGCCCGGCCCTGAACGTGAGCACCCGCGCCCTGCACTGGCTGCGCGAGCAAGCCCTGCCCGGCAACATCCGCGAGCTGAAAAACCTGGTGGAACGGGCCGTGCTCGTGAGCGGCAAGGAAGAGCTGGGGCCCGATGATTTCCAGGCCAACGCCCAGCGCCTGCCCGCCCACCAGCCCCAGCCCGGCGAGCTGCCCACCCCCGGCACCATGACCCTGGATGAGCTGGAGGCCCAGATGATTCGACAGTCGCTGACGCATTACGAGGGCAACATTAGCCGCGTGGCCAAGGCCCTGGGGCTGAGTCGGGGCGCCCTGTACCGACGGTTTGAGAAGCACGGCATTCCCTACGACGAATAG
- a CDS encoding efflux RND transporter periplasmic adaptor subunit, with protein MDRAIAASTQTQRKRRRWLLVAGVLVLGLGAILAFRTVLKPSLRRGDVLTATVETGNVEAAITAAGTIIPGREAVITSPIQSTIRRVAVAVGAPVKPGETILELDKELANSALAKLDDEQLRNQNKNSQLQLNLERSLNDLRVQAQVQAVKVRSLQSALRDEQQLLKIGGGTAENVRQAELNLTVAQLEAQRLARQIQTQQRSNAADVRELGYTVSMQQRSISELATKLRQANISSQQPGVLTWVNDNLGTTVQAGDALARVADLSSFRVRATISDSYADQLHPGDSVVVRINDTDLRGTVGSISPAVEKGVVTFYAQLNNPHHPALRPNLRADVFVVTRAHHGVLRVKNGPYYAGGKEQPVFVLVDGKAVRRTVRFGDSNFDYVQIVGGLRAGEEIVVSDMKDHLDTPELTLHD; from the coding sequence ATGGACAGAGCTATTGCCGCCTCTACGCAAACCCAACGCAAACGCCGCCGCTGGCTGCTGGTAGCCGGCGTGCTGGTGCTGGGCTTGGGGGCAATACTAGCCTTCCGCACCGTGCTGAAGCCCAGCCTGCGCCGCGGCGACGTGCTGACGGCTACCGTAGAAACCGGCAATGTGGAAGCCGCGATCACGGCCGCCGGCACCATCATCCCGGGCCGGGAAGCGGTGATTACCAGTCCCATTCAGAGCACCATCCGGCGGGTGGCGGTGGCGGTGGGCGCGCCGGTGAAGCCCGGCGAAACCATTCTGGAGCTGGACAAGGAATTGGCCAATTCGGCCCTGGCCAAGCTCGACGATGAGCAGCTGCGCAACCAGAACAAGAACTCCCAGCTCCAGCTCAACCTAGAGCGCAGCCTCAACGACCTGCGCGTGCAGGCCCAGGTGCAGGCCGTGAAGGTGCGCAGCCTGCAGTCGGCCCTGCGCGACGAGCAGCAGCTCTTGAAAATAGGTGGCGGCACCGCCGAAAACGTGCGCCAGGCCGAGCTGAACCTCACCGTGGCCCAGCTGGAAGCCCAGCGCCTGGCCCGCCAGATTCAGACGCAGCAGCGCTCCAACGCGGCCGACGTGCGCGAGCTGGGCTACACGGTGTCGATGCAGCAGCGCAGCATTTCGGAGCTGGCCACCAAGCTGCGGCAGGCCAACATCAGCAGCCAGCAGCCGGGCGTGCTGACCTGGGTGAACGACAACCTGGGCACCACCGTGCAGGCCGGCGACGCCCTGGCCCGCGTGGCCGACCTGAGCAGCTTCCGCGTCCGGGCCACCATTTCGGACTCGTATGCCGACCAGCTGCACCCCGGCGACTCGGTGGTGGTGCGCATCAACGACACCGACCTGCGCGGTACGGTGGGCAGCATCAGCCCGGCCGTGGAAAAAGGCGTAGTGACCTTTTATGCGCAGTTGAACAACCCGCACCACCCGGCGCTACGGCCCAACCTGCGGGCCGACGTGTTTGTGGTGACGCGCGCCCACCACGGCGTGCTGCGCGTGAAAAACGGCCCCTACTACGCGGGCGGCAAGGAGCAGCCGGTGTTTGTGCTCGTCGATGGAAAGGCGGTGCGCCGCACGGTGCGCTTCGGCGACAGCAACTTCGACTACGTGCAGATTGTGGGCGGGCTGCGGGCAGGGGAGGAGATTGTGGTGTCGGACATGAAGGACCACCTCGACACGCCGGAGCTAACCCTTCACGACTAA
- a CDS encoding TolC family protein, whose product MKLRYFSLLPLLLWGQRVAAQAPALTLDEVIAQAINHSATGQQAVTTRETSYWAWRGYQANYRPQLGLTGTVPNFNRVITPVVQPDGTTSFESVRINNSDLGLTLSQNIGLTGGQVYVGSVVQRFDDFNGGLRRYNNQPFTIGITQPLGQFNGLRWARAIEPLRYQESQRQYVEERETIAQRVTELYFDVLLQQVNAAVARQNAQATAELLRIGQERFRLGRLSQSDLLQLELNVLDARQAQTQAQLDAQNAAVDLQAYTGLPGTEAPALAVPAPAPQPAVQPALALEQARQNRSTTLAFRRRLLEAERTVAQAHGTTGFQAALTANLGYVNQGATLGNTYLNLQNQQQVRLAFSLPLVDWGRRQSIIKTAELTRDQTQHNVAQEERSFEQTVLTQASQAVALREQLRLAGRADSLAQRRYDIARATYLLGRISLTDLTLASAAKDGARRGYIFALRAGWVAFYRLRALTLYDFEKQAPIFVANR is encoded by the coding sequence ATGAAACTCCGCTACTTCTCGTTGTTGCCGTTGTTGCTGTGGGGGCAGCGCGTAGCCGCTCAGGCGCCGGCTCTCACCCTGGACGAGGTGATTGCGCAGGCCATCAACCACTCCGCCACCGGCCAGCAGGCCGTGACCACCCGCGAAACCAGCTACTGGGCCTGGCGCGGCTACCAGGCCAACTACCGCCCGCAGCTGGGCCTGACCGGCACGGTGCCCAACTTCAACCGCGTGATTACGCCCGTGGTGCAGCCCGACGGCACCACCAGCTTCGAGTCGGTGCGCATCAACAACTCGGATTTGGGATTGACCCTGAGCCAGAACATCGGCCTGACCGGTGGGCAGGTGTACGTGGGCTCGGTGGTGCAGCGCTTCGATGACTTCAACGGCGGGCTGCGGCGCTACAACAACCAGCCGTTTACCATTGGCATAACGCAGCCGCTGGGCCAGTTCAACGGCCTGCGGTGGGCGCGAGCCATCGAGCCGCTACGCTACCAGGAAAGCCAGCGCCAATACGTGGAGGAGCGCGAAACCATTGCCCAGCGCGTCACGGAGCTGTATTTCGACGTGCTGCTGCAACAGGTGAACGCCGCCGTGGCCCGCCAAAACGCCCAGGCCACGGCCGAGCTGCTGCGCATCGGCCAGGAGCGGTTCCGGCTGGGCCGGCTGTCGCAAAGCGACCTGCTGCAGCTGGAGCTGAACGTGCTCGACGCTCGCCAGGCCCAGACCCAGGCCCAACTCGACGCCCAGAACGCCGCCGTGGATTTGCAGGCCTACACCGGCCTGCCCGGCACCGAGGCGCCCGCCCTGGCCGTGCCCGCACCGGCCCCGCAGCCGGCCGTGCAGCCCGCGCTGGCCCTGGAGCAGGCCCGCCAAAACCGCAGCACCACGCTGGCCTTCCGCCGCCGGCTGCTGGAGGCCGAGCGCACCGTGGCGCAAGCCCACGGCACCACCGGCTTCCAGGCGGCGCTCACGGCCAACCTGGGCTACGTGAACCAGGGGGCGACGCTGGGCAACACCTACCTCAACCTGCAAAACCAGCAGCAGGTGCGCCTGGCCTTCAGCCTGCCGCTGGTGGACTGGGGCCGCCGCCAATCCATCATCAAAACCGCGGAGCTGACCCGCGACCAGACCCAGCACAACGTGGCGCAGGAAGAGCGCAGTTTCGAGCAAACCGTGCTGACGCAGGCCAGCCAGGCGGTGGCCCTGCGCGAGCAGCTACGCCTGGCCGGCCGGGCCGATTCGCTGGCCCAGCGCCGCTACGACATTGCCCGCGCCACCTACCTGCTGGGACGCATCAGCCTCACGGATTTGACCCTGGCCTCGGCGGCGAAGGACGGCGCCCGGCGCGGCTACATTTTCGCGCTGCGCGCCGGCTGGGTGGCTTTCTACCGCCTGCGGGCGCTGACGCTGTATGACTTTGAAAAACAGGCGCCCATTTTCGTCGCCAACCGCTAA